The sequence below is a genomic window from Falco rusticolus isolate bFalRus1 chromosome 8, bFalRus1.pri, whole genome shotgun sequence.
ATGCTTTGGCACCTGCTTTCTGATTGTACAATAAATCGATGCAAACTTTCAAGTAAGTCAGAGCTaatctgttgttttccttccaaataaACTGACATAGCCCCTGGAATAATCAAGCATACATGGAAAAAGTGCTAAGTCTTTCTAATTACGATGTGCCAGGTAAAAGGCAAAGTCAGTAAAAAAAACATGTTAGTGGCACACACATGTCTCATTCACTTAttgcaaaaatgaagaaatactaGGTTAATTTTTACTGCATCTAGACAAAATTCAGAATTCACTAATACTATTTTACACAcagtggtttttattttgttcctagTTTTAATATTCTGTATGCCCTCCACTAATTCATGTTGTGTCTTGGAGCCTCTGTCGTTAAACCCAGAACACGTTGCATGTTTAGTTTATACAAGTACCAGTGGCGTAGTTACAGGTAAAAGTTAGGAGACATTAGGAGAATAATGAGAAGCACAGAAATGTAGAAATAGCCCTAACTGCCATTTCATGCCCAGGACGTATCAcatgcaggagcagggacaCAACTGCCAGAGAGAGGCACAAAAATCCCTCAGACCCCTAtgtgctttttccatttctcatcAGCCGTAACACCAATAAACAAGTGTTCAGTGTCGCTCTGAATTTGACATCAAAATGGTTGACAGTaccatttattcttttcttgctATGTAAAAGTACTTCATTCAGACTTTTCATCACACAACCGTTATCTTCTTTTACTCAGGTGTCTCATCTTACCAGTTGCTCAACTATGAAGACAAATCAGATGTTTCACTCAATGGTAGAAGAGGAAATCAGATAATGAATGATGTTGGGTTTGATGTTGCTGGATCAGATTCTGTTGCCTTTAAAGCTTCGTTTGGCATAGTGACCAAACATGAGGTTGAAGTACCAACGTTACTTAACGAACTTACTACAAGgttatattatatattttgttttctggttccATAATTATATTTCACACAGTTAAGTTGAACTTCTGAAATAGTtatgttttgattatttttagcCAATCAAAAGCAGTCACCATTGGATATTTTCGAAGATTTTGGGTCACTGGGACTAGACGTGACCTTCTGTATAACACAgactgtagattttttttttaattaattgtttgAATTACAGTGCATcattcaggggggaaaaaaataatccagaaaagAAGAGTTCAGTCTGTCCAAGATTCTGTCTATTTTATTCCATACTACTTAAAATTTGGAATTTACTTTGAATGACATTACTCAGCTTCAGGTTTCAGAAATATGATTTGCTTTTGTTGAAGTAGAGAGTCTTATTTATTATTGCCAGTGTAGCAGTTCAAGATTTTATGAGGTTATTACACatccttttctttgaaaagcaaagtagGTTTATCTACATGAATTTTTCATAAACTTCTGTGGCTCTTCTCTAAAGGCAGTCTCCATTTTTCCGACATCCCTGTGGAGCTGTGGacattgaaaataaacttgttGTTCCTGTAGTGCTAGCTTGGATGCCAAACACATACAAATATGATGTGACTAATTCTAGGTGTAATTCTCTAGTTTATATTTCAAAGGTTATCCCTTGTCCACAATGTCATCCCAGTAAATCCCAGTGTTGCATCCCAGTAAATTATATACTATGCATGATGTGAcgttttgtattttcaaatatatattgtTTCCTTGTAGTTATTTACCAAGCACTGCATATAATTTTGTATCTGTAACCTCTCTTGTTCTGTACCTACCTTTTCCTAGTTTATTTGTAACCTTCAAACAATATCATTAATAATTGGGGTGGGATGGCAGAAGAGGTCCTAATCCTCTGATATCAGTGTTACAGGTTTAAGAGCCAGTGCCTGTAGAAATTATCCTACAAACACGTGTTTCATGATTGTGCCTTGTTTACAAGTGATATAGTTCTTTTCAGTTACAGTTGACAGTTAACCAGTTTTTAATCTATTGAGTGTATGCCAGCTTGTATGGGCATGATTTAGGTTTCTAACCAAAACACTGCATCATCGTGAGCTTTATAGAAGCCTAAAGGTAGAGCATTacagctgttgcttttgctATCTATTTTCCATAAATTCTTCCTGAGTGGCATAAATtatatcactttaaaaaaattattaattaggGTGTGTTGACAGTTCCTTGCTGTCACTAAGAACAGTGTCGGATGGACAGACTTGGAATTTTCCAGGGTCTTCCATGTATCCTCTCTAACATTTGTACATTATTTGCTTTCCTTGAATTTTTAGTGCTTCTGTTCCCACACACTGAAAATGAATATTAAGTTTCCAGACACATCCTCAGTCAGTGGTTTTACTGGTATGAGACAGAACTTTACGGTGATTTATTTACTGATTTGAAGTTACTAATTCTATTACCTGCCTTATAAATTGCTAgtaatttctgaatttccttcctgcctccctcttgattttagaaaaataaactttgatCATTGTCTAGTCCATCAATCAAGAAAAAGTAGGATGGAAATTTTGTGTGTGGTTATGGAAAGTATTAGAACTACAAGGCAGTGCTCCTTAACTGTCCATACTGGAATGCGTGGAGAAACAATGAGGGTAAATATGTTTGACAAAGTTCTGTAACATAAATtaacaaacataaaaagctgatttttgtaaattttatgGTTGGATTTGATTGCATTTTTGCTGATGTAAGCTCAGAAAAAATCTGAGGTAAATCAATAGTATTGCACTGATGTAAACTGAATTAAACGGTGGTTTATTGTTAGTATAGCTTATGCGACGGAGGGATGGGAAATGCATGAAAAGATGGCTAGGCAATGAGCCATTGCTTTGGATGAAGCCTCAGCAAAAATGTGGAATTTACTGCTTCTTAGTTTATTATTATATTCACCTTCTATAACACATTGTAATTATTTCAAGGGTTGGTGTCTTACTCCCTGTCTTAtgttcttcctccctttccctctctctctttggCGTGTTTGAATAATTGAATCTACAAATCTTCTGATGTTTGCCCGTAACTAGTATTTATAAACGATTCACATAATTTTCAGTAAGTGTTGCAATTAACTTACTATCTCTGTATCaaacttcattaaaatgcagttgtttACAGAAAATTCTTTAGTTGTGAGATATGATCTTCAATTTCAATTATAATTCTCAATATATACAGTTaagatattttgtttattttttcatttaaatttgtaacttttttgtcttttgatgcttttcaaaattacagTTTCACATTATTGAAGATCAGAATTATAAAGGGCGAGACAAAGCCATTGTTTTTCCTGCACATACAACTATTGCTTTTAGTGTATTTGAACTTTATATTCATTTGGATGGTAATTTCGGTAAGTGATGTGAATTACTGTCATTACTGctattatttataattatttgagtttttaaaatgattttcttGCTCTTGGTGTACATAAACCCTGATCCCATGCAATGGTATGCTTTAATTTTGTGCATGTAAGCAGTCTGACTTTACAATTCTTGAAAAGATAAGCAAGGTAGGTGTTGGAAAATACTCTGTTGcggaaatttttttaaaaatttaagtacgatttccttttttttttttaaatcacgTTGTTTCATGGAACAAAAAATCACTTGCTTATATTTGTGATCTGTAAGGAACAGGCTTATGAGACCATCTGATCAGTTTTGCATGAAATATGCaagtaaaatattcaaaaaagaaagtgtgtgGTACTTAGagttaacattttttctgttggggCTTTAATTTCAGTCTGATACATCTTTAGCACATATGAATAGCTGAagatatttaggaaaaaataatcacaattactggaaactaataaaaattgtatagctcctttaatttttttctccttttgggGAAAGGACAGCACCTATTATTTGTACTAATTAAATTGTAGCCTATAACATTATCAATGTTATTAACATTGTTTGTAATAACCCAGAAAGTCAGTTTAGGATTTGATATAGCACTTAATAATGTGATATTAAAAACTCCCAGCTGAGCTGACTAAATTGATGTTAAAAGTTTTAACCGCCAGATTCAAATGTACTTCAATACAGGAAGCCCTGTGAGAGTCACTCGGCTGTTCTCAGGAATTGCTTGTCTCCCTGTAACAGTGTGGCTTTCTGTAAACAGCCTGATGAAAGACCTGGTTAGGGAATGAATCTCTTATCTCTGCAGATGTGTAcagcaatgttttaaaagttgCAAATAGCTCTGTATCCTTTGGCATACACAGTATAAAACTTCCACGAGAGGTACTCTACATTGTAAAGCACCTTGTAACTGAACCGTGGGATACCTTTATCCTtctgtaaaaattttaaatatactcCAAACCAGGCATAATTACTGGATTAAAAGTACAAGAGAGAATACAGTATGGTAGTTCTTTATATTCCCTTCCATAATGCACATCGTTAGTTTCAGTACAGGAAGtgttttaatgttattttaccTTTATGCAATGGTAGTACGTGAACAGTGTGTTTCCTAAAGTTTATTGTCAGTGAAATAGTCCattaagctgatttttttatttgcataattaaAGAGAATTCTCAGTTAAGAAagtttaaaacatgttttttcagttccttgtaATAGATTATCCTTAATTTCACTtctaagttgttttttttttttttaaagttatagATAGAAACACAGGtgatacttatttttatttaaaaagttttagtCGTTGATTTGGTGCTGGAAGAGATGACTACAGAACTCACAGGCCTTGCTTTTTATCCTTCATTTTTAGTTTCAAATGAGATCACAGAAATATTCCTCCTTCAAAAGCAGAGCTTCAATTTATATGATATTGACTGTCTTAGTCCCTTAACATGGCCATAAATTGTgtataaaccaaaacaaactctGATGGTGTATGTTGAAAgccacaaacattttaaaattcccaTTAAATCTGAATCACTTGATTCTGTGGGCTATTACTGTGTGCAGAGTTTCATTAAAAAGTGGTACTAGCCATTAAAAACATtagcaaaactgaatttaatcACAAAACATATTCAACTCTGTTGTGcaattacttttatattttgttcttctaaaaactgagttttaatttttacagaacTCTGTGTGACTCCAGTTTCAAAAGGAGgatttgaaaaagagaaatctggaTCATCTTCACTGACCAAATTAAGGAGGTTAAAGAGTAATCTGTTTCATCGAAGTATGACTTTTGATATTTATATTCAAATGTCTTAGTTAATGCATGAGAGtgtatttttgttcctttaattTATGTGCAAGAATAAGaaaattttgatgaaaaatgtacctctttttatttcttgtgtatTGAAATTAttataaagttattaaaatttcTATTTGAGAATCTGACACACAAATAGCAAATTTATGGTACTGCTGTTCATCAGAACTCTAAAGAGcgtaaaataaaaatttatggCTGCTGATAAACTGGTATGGAGTAATCGTACAACTAATGTTAGTTAACATAAAACCTACTTCATATGCTTGCCATTTACAGCTAGTGTTATGCAATACAAGTTATGatctaaaataatatttcacgGCAACCTCTTTAAGTTTAAATATCAAAcagtattaatttaaatatctgAATGTACTCTTTAGGCTATATATTAATGTGGCAGGGACATGGGCAAGACCATCAGTTCTCTTCTCATTCTGGTATGAACACAACATCCAACAAAACTGTGTATCACCGTATGtagctgtattttcttcagaacaaGATTCTATAGTTATAACACTCCCTGGTCTAAGTATTTTGGAAATCTGCAAATCTGAGTGTGAAGATAAATGCTGAGTGGTAAGCACATCCTTCGAAAGGCTGTTCTGTATAGGTGTCCTTGCTCCATCGTATCCTGTTCTTGATCAAAGGGCTTTTATGGACCAAGCCTTTAGCGCTGCTCCACTCCACGCTTCATAATAATAAATCTTCAGTGGATACGATACATCTCAGTAGCTGTAGCTGCCTAAAAGTTTGTCATCCATTCTATACTAATCAGTCCctgaagagagaggaaaaaggtaGGTAGTTCcaaaagtgttttcttcatGGGGTGTTTAGATGCTCAGAGATCTGCTTAGGGAGGTCAACACAGAGTCCTCCAGATTTTCTAAACCTGTGATGTattggtagggtttttttgtaatactagaaaaaaagtgaatttacaattttttgaaaataaaactagacagtcaaaagtaaaaattattaaacagGAAATGACACAGCTGTGATTTGATATGGCACCTATTTTTCATAAGCTTGCTTCATGCCTTTTAGGTGTATTTCTAAAAGTATTACAATTATATAGATAATATACAAAAAGTTTCTGGCTTTTGTCAGTGACTTTTGTGAAAGTGCAGAAAAAATTTCATCACACAGGGCTTCTGATGGGAAGCAATCTACAATGTGGCATATTTAGAATGGTCTCATGAATCGGTTGTTATTTCCATGATTTGATTGACAGATTGTTTCGTAAACAGGTCATAATGCAATTACAAATCACTGCTTTCTTTGTATGTGCATTCTTTTTCAGATAAGAGAGTAGTGGATACCATTGCTAACTCTGATGCTTACTTGGAGGATCTTTTTACAGATTACTATGAAAAAGCTGCGAGCATGACAGACCTCTCTACGAGCTATCTCAGAGAAGGGTCTCATATCCGAATTAATTTACTTAATAACAACATCCCCAAAGGTCCCTGTGTACTTTGTGGAATGGGAAGTTCTAAAAGGGAGACGGTCTACGGGTGCCTAGAGTGTTCTTTTAATGGACAGAAGTATGTACGACTGCATGCTGTGCCCTGTTTTGACCTCTGGCATAAGAGAGTAAGGTAACTGAGCTAGGTAAGTGCCTGTTGTCACAGACATGGGCATAACTGTGCCACAGACTTTTCAGAATTAGTAAATATGTTGACATGCAAAATAGTGAAagtgcaaaacattttattacaCTATTATCTTCAAATTATTTGCTTCATAGTCAATGACCTTTTACTTGAAAATGCCCTCATGCATTCCCCGACATTGCCCCTCTTCTTTCTAGAACCTTCCTCTTTCATTatcataatgaaaaatgtacttttaaactATATTTTCATAATATCAAAATATATGCTAGAGCTTAATTTTAAGTTGTTTACACAAACTTGTTGTTAAACCCCCATACATTGCCTTTATCTACACTGGCATGATGGTAAAATGAGAGTATTTGTTAATAATTTAGTGTTCTCATGAATGTTTAATTGAAGTATCAGATTAAAAAACATGCTAAAACTTAGCTCAGTCTAATGTTTCATTTACAAAAGGGAACAACTAAAACTAGGGATAGGTGTCTCATATTAGGATGCCATTACCATATTTGCTGAGGTTACTAAAAAGTACCAGCCAGGCCACCTTCTGCATTTGGATTTTAGGTCACAGCTGCTCGACTTTatgtgtttagaaaaaaaatacttagcagaaaatattttggaaaacacaatgaaaataacAGAACTAAATCCTTCCAGCAAGACTTCAGGGGTGGTCTTCAACCGGTACATCTCAACCACAGAAAATTAGTCTTCGGAGCATAGAAACACCAGAGGGCACTGCAGAACTGTGTCCGATACTGAGCCTGGGCGAGCTGTGGGTTAGTAAACTTGTTGAAGCCGTCTCCATGCTATTTGAAACTGggaagacaattaaaaaaatattttctacctTTTAGAATGACTGTAAGGATAACACAGGCACGGAACCTTTTTAACTTGTGCTGCCACTTTCACTGTGTACATCTGATTATTACATGCTCAAATGAATAGACGTTGCTTTTTGTGAAAAAAGTACGTTACACAAGTATTATGATGAAATCCACGTAAGCAAAACAGTTACTGAGCCTAAGTACTGACTATTAACTATTGCtacttctttgcatttttccaaaGTGAGGGAAACCAGAACGATGCCCAAATATTTACTTACATTTATATATAGTATCTCCCATCATCTTTCACCTTGTTCAAGTAAATGATGATGGTGTAGGTCTTTAACTCCGTGCTGCTGAATAAACTGGCTAACAATAATTTTACTAAGCCAAAGTTTATAAACTCACTTAAAAAACTACTTTTTCATGAACACCAAATTATTCAGGTCAATATTACATCAGAGGggttattttaatttgctttaaaaaacatttgtgtttttatCTTGATATTCCATAAACagtgttcatttattttaatgccttttatAGTTAAATTTGCTACAAACAGCAATTCCTCAAGAAGCTAGCCTAGAAGCCTACAGAGGTTTAACAGAGATACCTGCCTGGGATTCTGTATTCcccttttattttacagtggaTTGAGAAGGATTCATCAGTTATGTTCTAACTATGTCAACAGGAACCATTTTTGTGTGCTTGATAGGACAGAAATCATTACtttcatcagtattttaaacagtgaGAGAGACTACTGAGCAATACAGTAGGCCAGGAAGCAGGAACCACTAATAATAGATCATGGTGTTCtccagttctgtttctttctttcgAAATATCTAACACATTTTATTAgttgaatattaaaaataagatttttacaGTCACATTGAGATATAAAAAGATGGcgctataaaaaaaaaattacaaaaaaatttctgtgaccaggtattattatttaaaattcagtgtccAGAAAACAGCCAAAGATTTTTGAAGTACTTAGAGTTCATCATGCTGGTAGACATTGTACTCCTTTGCTGATATGAAACCATCTCCATCGTGGTCGTTCTTCTTAAATATATCAGCTAAGATTTCATCATGGACTGAGGGATGCCGTCTTTTGCCATCTCTTGCAAattcttctttcaaatattGGCTTAtctaggagaaaagaaaaaagtccaaCCATTGTGGCTTTTACAATTTTCAACAGCTATCTTCAAGGACACTTGGGGTATATAAATAAGTTATTGTGACTCCAGTGCAGGCATGACCAAAGTTTGTTTCCCAGCAAGTCTGAGACATACTAATGTATTAATCAAAGCACATTACAACATCACACAGCGTAGCTTGTGTAAGCATACAGAAGTTTATACGATCAACtacagcagaggcagctcaTGTAAAGATAACACTGATACAACTATACCTGTagttttattgttatttattctAAATTAGTTACATCATATTACCTCTAGTTCAGAGAGTTTCCTGTCACTGTCCTTGTCTATTTGATTAAATGCTTCAACACTGCGAGGTCCCTTATTTACTGCATAAAGTTCAATCTCAAAGATCAATGTTGCATTGGGTGGAATCTTGCCCTGTGCtatgaataaaaggaaaaaaatatgtaagaaattGGACGTTATGGTCAGAGATCACACGTATGATAAATTCACATctgaagtgtctttttttttttattacaaaaggCTGGGTTAATATTCAGATTAAActcttaatttaaatattatacACCTAGACAGGAAGATTGTTCAGATCGTGTTAGATAAATGATTTTGTGAGAGATCTGCAAACAATATACTTCCCCGAAACAAAATTACATTGCTCATATCAATTCaggtacttttaaaatttaagagaaGGGTTTGTGTTATCTTGAAAAACAAGTAGTTCTGAAATTCTCACTCTTTCACATACTGTCATATGATGTGGCTTATTGAGAGAGTGATTTTAAGACATATGCATGCAGTCTGATTTAAAAGATTGCGGTAATACACCAAGGCTTAtatgttttttctgtctgaagaaaCAAGCAAGTAGTATCAGGTTTCACCAACTTCCTATGAATTATACCAGTGGTTAAAGGACTTGATGTAAAATAGTGTTTAAAATATCCATCTCATTAGAAAGAAGCCACAGAATGTAAGTCGTTTGAttcaccaaaaaacccccaaactacTGGGATATTTTGCCTGgtctctgaagaaaacaaaaccttagACTTCATTATTCCTGTGTCAAAGCATTTTCTTACCTGATGTAAAACCTGCACTTCCTATAAAGACAGGTTAATGTATCATGCATCTAGCAAAAAAAGGGAACTAAAGAGGGACAGCAACAAACAAATTTGAGGTCTAAATGTAGCgccaaaaaagcaacaagaaatcatgcagtgcaaaagtaaaaatgtaaacatgcaAGTTGCTTCTATTCCTAGCCAAAGCCAGTGAGCATGACATTGTAACCTCGGAATTTGGACAGAATTTTGAGCTTGTGCCCATCTTT
It includes:
- the PJVK gene encoding pejvakin, yielding MFAAATKNFVKQVGDGGRLVPVPSLSEADKYQPLSLVIKKRKCLLSKKSRFASTPFTLKDILQGEKEISAGVSSYQLLNYEDKSDVSLNGRRGNQIMNDVGFDVAGSDSVAFKASFGIVTKHEVEVPTLLNELTTRKINFDHCLVHQSRKSRMEILCVVMESIRTTRQCSLTVHTGMRGETMRFHIIEDQNYKGRDKAIVFPAHTTIAFSVFELYIHLDGNFELCVTPVSKGGFEKEKSGSSSLTKLRRLKSNLFHRNKRVVDTIANSDAYLEDLFTDYYEKAASMTDLSTSYLREGSHIRINLLNNNIPKGPCVLCGMGSSKRETVYGCLECSFNGQKYVRLHAVPCFDLWHKRVR